In Aminobacterium sp. MB27-C1, a single genomic region encodes these proteins:
- a CDS encoding ABC transporter ATP-binding protein, whose protein sequence is MLKIKNVVAGYGKAEVLHGIELYVDAGEVVALVGPNGAGKTTTIRCVTGQLPIKQGLVTYKEKDISQIPAYQIVNLGICCSPEGRNVFGNLSVYENLKMGGYLIHGKQLYKEQLEWVYSLFPKLWERRDQLAESLSGGEQQMLAIGRAIMSKPSLLLLDEPSLGLAPVVVDQIYEKIEEISHEGASILLVEQNVRLALEISSRAYVMESGQIRLCGKSSELEKDSYIEQTYLGVK, encoded by the coding sequence AGATCAAAAATGTCGTTGCGGGATATGGGAAAGCGGAAGTGCTTCATGGTATAGAGTTGTATGTTGATGCTGGAGAAGTTGTGGCTCTCGTTGGTCCCAACGGAGCAGGAAAGACGACGACGATTCGTTGTGTTACAGGACAGCTTCCAATAAAGCAAGGCTTGGTAACGTATAAGGAAAAAGATATTTCTCAAATACCGGCGTATCAGATTGTAAATTTGGGGATTTGTTGTTCGCCTGAAGGACGAAACGTTTTTGGAAACCTCTCCGTCTATGAAAATCTAAAAATGGGCGGGTATCTCATACATGGAAAGCAACTCTATAAAGAGCAACTAGAGTGGGTATACAGTCTTTTCCCCAAGCTTTGGGAGAGGCGTGACCAGTTGGCGGAATCTCTTAGTGGAGGAGAACAGCAGATGCTGGCTATCGGTCGGGCTATTATGTCAAAACCAAGTCTGCTGCTTCTTGATGAACCCTCATTAGGACTTGCCCCTGTTGTAGTTGATCAGATTTACGAAAAGATAGAGGAAATAAGTCATGAGGGTGCTTCTATTCTGCTTGTTGAGCAAAATGTTCGTCTTGCCCTTGAAATATCTTCTCGTGCCTATGTGATGGAGAGTGGACAGATACGTCTCTGCGGAAAAAGTTCTGAGCTCGAAAAAGATTCGTATATTGAACAGACCTATTTGGGGGTGAAATAG
- a CDS encoding branched-chain amino acid ABC transporter permease, whose translation MNVLYFLQQLINGLSYGSILALLAIGYTMIYGILGLINFAHGEIFMIGAFCSYLLVSFSGASFWTGLLGAVGGSVLIGLLIEKLVYDPCLKKNPEVLTVFIASFGASLGLRNLFVMIFGDGRRAFPTPEYLEGIIITESGLFLNVKDLLILAVTLILLVVVTLFIKYSRIGTAMRAVAYDPTAAQLVGVNSKTVVLLAFIIGSALAGISAVSYGISFGIVNPSMGYLIGLNGFIAAVLGGIGNVPGAAISGYIIGLGEILFVAFLPPAWSAVRPLFVWALLFIILFIKPSGLFRPNVKIQ comes from the coding sequence ATGAATGTTCTTTACTTTCTTCAACAGCTAATCAATGGTCTTTCATACGGCAGTATCTTGGCGCTTCTTGCCATTGGCTACACCATGATCTACGGTATTTTAGGGCTCATTAACTTCGCCCACGGAGAAATCTTTATGATTGGTGCTTTTTGTTCATATCTCTTGGTGAGCTTTTCGGGAGCCAGTTTCTGGACAGGGCTTCTTGGGGCTGTTGGTGGATCCGTTCTTATAGGTCTTCTCATTGAAAAGTTGGTTTATGATCCGTGCCTTAAAAAGAACCCTGAAGTTTTAACCGTTTTTATCGCTTCCTTTGGAGCCTCATTAGGGTTACGGAATCTTTTTGTCATGATTTTTGGGGATGGACGGAGGGCTTTCCCGACGCCAGAATATCTTGAAGGAATAATTATTACAGAAAGTGGACTCTTTTTAAATGTTAAGGATCTTCTTATCTTGGCAGTAACGCTTATATTGCTGGTTGTCGTTACCCTCTTTATAAAATACTCCCGAATCGGAACCGCTATGCGTGCTGTTGCCTACGATCCTACTGCTGCTCAGCTCGTTGGCGTCAATAGCAAAACTGTAGTATTACTGGCTTTCATTATAGGTTCTGCCCTGGCTGGTATTTCTGCCGTTTCATATGGTATCAGTTTTGGTATCGTTAATCCGAGCATGGGCTATCTTATCGGCCTAAATGGTTTTATAGCGGCAGTTTTAGGAGGAATCGGAAACGTTCCTGGGGCAGCTATCAGCGGATATATCATTGGTTTGGGAGAGATATTGTTTGTTGCCTTTCTTCCTCCTGCCTGGTCGGCTGTTCGTCCTCTTTTTGTGTGGGCATTGCTTTTTATCATCCTTTTTATAAAACCGTCTGGTCTCTTCCGACCAAACGTGAAAATCCAATAG
- a CDS encoding branched-chain amino acid ABC transporter permease, whose amino-acid sequence MNKKTYTLIGSLLCLAILLFLANTFLRGYYLRLVILFAITSIVALGVNVTNGYTNIFSLGFGGTMMVAGYATALMTLPPAYKKAVLHLPLWLEQLQVAFPLALVIAGLLAVVASIILLLPAFRLEGQYFILASMGINIVMGNLAENLRGITHGDMGLRNIPAYTNIWWAYGILLLVIYAIHRLVHSRFGRGLIAISKDQQLASVMGVPVVKYKIISFAIGSFITGVGASLWVHLVLTMNPKAFSLVYVFQVVAMLAIGGIGTLSGPLIGAAILTIGTELLAPVQEGFTFLGCTVPPIFGFVNVFMALLLIVIMIFKPRGLMNGREIGSFICFSKKEGNSNGNSNIKG is encoded by the coding sequence ATGAATAAGAAAACATATACTCTTATTGGCTCTCTATTGTGTTTGGCTATTTTGCTTTTTCTGGCTAATACTTTTTTACGAGGGTACTATTTGCGTCTTGTTATCCTTTTTGCTATTACATCAATTGTAGCTTTAGGTGTTAACGTGACAAATGGATATACAAATATCTTTTCTCTAGGTTTTGGCGGAACCATGATGGTTGCTGGTTATGCTACGGCATTGATGACTCTTCCTCCAGCCTATAAAAAGGCAGTGCTTCATTTGCCTCTATGGCTTGAGCAACTTCAGGTCGCCTTCCCTTTGGCCTTAGTTATTGCCGGGTTATTGGCTGTTGTTGCAAGTATCATTTTGCTTCTTCCAGCTTTTAGGCTTGAAGGGCAGTACTTTATATTGGCATCTATGGGAATTAATATAGTGATGGGAAACCTGGCGGAGAACCTTAGGGGAATTACCCATGGAGACATGGGGCTTCGCAATATTCCTGCCTATACGAACATATGGTGGGCGTATGGAATTCTACTGCTCGTCATTTATGCTATTCATAGGCTTGTCCATTCTCGATTCGGCCGAGGACTTATAGCGATTTCTAAAGATCAGCAATTAGCAAGTGTTATGGGAGTTCCAGTTGTTAAATACAAAATCATTTCATTTGCGATAGGAAGCTTTATCACAGGTGTAGGAGCTTCTTTATGGGTTCACTTAGTGTTGACCATGAATCCCAAAGCTTTTAGCCTTGTTTATGTTTTCCAGGTTGTAGCAATGCTTGCTATTGGTGGAATCGGTACTCTTTCAGGTCCACTTATTGGCGCAGCCATACTCACCATTGGAACGGAACTTCTAGCCCCTGTGCAGGAAGGTTTCACTTTTTTAGGGTGTACCGTTCCGCCTATTTTCGGCTTCGTGAATGTATTTATGGCTCTTTTGCTTATTGTTATTATGATATTTAAACCTCGTGGTCTTATGAATGGAAGAGAAATTGGCAGCTTTATATGTTTTTCCAAAAAGGAGGGTAACAGTAATGGTAATTCGAATATCAAGGGATAA
- a CDS encoding acetamidase/formamidase family protein produces MVIRISRDKVVYAMSNANEAVASVKAGSQVVFETEDCFSHKITRPDQKLSSDFDYSIVNPATGPLWIEDAEPGDVLKIHIDKITLDKQGVVEVFPGWGPLGGDVVESHTEIVPVSDRKGFFCGMELPLRPMIGVIGVAPEKEEIACGIPGVHGGNLDTIQMTEGATLRLPVFVPGAKLALGDLHAIMADGEVCGTGVEIRGEVTLSIDLEKRVNQATPVLENEEAFFILASGETLEVAIQRALKEAVPFIMKLKNLSWAQAYMYASVACDLSISQVVNPLKTVKVKICK; encoded by the coding sequence ATGGTAATTCGAATATCAAGGGATAAAGTTGTTTATGCCATGTCGAATGCTAACGAAGCTGTGGCGTCTGTTAAGGCAGGAAGTCAGGTTGTTTTTGAAACAGAAGATTGTTTCAGCCATAAGATTACCCGACCAGATCAAAAGCTTTCAAGTGATTTTGATTATTCTATTGTCAATCCGGCGACAGGCCCTCTTTGGATTGAAGATGCAGAGCCTGGCGATGTTTTAAAAATTCATATTGATAAAATAACTCTTGATAAACAGGGAGTTGTAGAAGTGTTTCCGGGCTGGGGACCTTTAGGTGGCGATGTAGTTGAGAGTCATACAGAAATTGTTCCGGTCTCTGACAGGAAAGGATTTTTTTGCGGCATGGAATTGCCTCTTCGCCCAATGATTGGAGTTATTGGTGTTGCTCCTGAAAAAGAGGAAATTGCCTGTGGAATTCCTGGTGTGCATGGCGGTAATCTTGATACTATTCAAATGACGGAAGGCGCAACTCTGCGCTTGCCTGTCTTTGTTCCAGGGGCTAAATTGGCCTTGGGAGACCTTCATGCCATTATGGCAGATGGAGAAGTCTGTGGCACAGGAGTGGAAATACGAGGAGAAGTGACTTTGAGCATTGATCTGGAAAAAAGAGTTAACCAGGCAACCCCTGTATTAGAAAATGAAGAGGCTTTCTTTATCTTGGCAAGTGGGGAAACTCTGGAAGTAGCTATTCAGAGGGCTCTCAAAGAAGCAGTTCCCTTTATAATGAAGCTTAAAAATTTATCGTGGGCGCAAGCATATATGTATGCCAGTGTAGCCTGTGATCTTTCTATCAGTCAGGTAGTCAATCCTCTCAAAACAGTAAAAGTAAAAATTTGTAAATAA
- a CDS encoding DUF5058 family protein codes for MPEAVLRAANDWVVWAIAIAIVVIVLIQSLLYIRLSFSTAERIGFPKEKCVQGLRAGAISAIGPSIAVFIVMVGMMSVVGGPITWLRLSIIGAAPTELTAATVGAEALGVKFGSADYDIQALATSWWTMTINGTGWLLVTALFTHKLEGLREKIGGGDAKWLAIVSGGAMLGCFGFLNSRNIMAGFKGLQAGTVGGGGPLYAAIGGLLGMVLMLCLAKKLTWLREYTLGIAMLIGMAVAVILV; via the coding sequence ATGCCGGAAGCAGTACTCCGCGCAGCGAATGACTGGGTCGTATGGGCCATAGCCATCGCAATCGTAGTTATAGTTCTTATTCAGTCTCTTCTGTACATACGCCTTTCTTTTAGTACAGCCGAGAGAATCGGTTTTCCAAAAGAAAAATGTGTTCAGGGCCTTCGTGCTGGTGCCATTTCAGCTATTGGTCCTTCTATTGCCGTTTTTATCGTTATGGTTGGTATGATGTCCGTTGTTGGTGGACCTATCACATGGCTTCGTCTTTCCATTATCGGTGCTGCTCCCACAGAGCTCACCGCTGCAACAGTTGGAGCTGAGGCTCTCGGTGTTAAATTCGGTTCTGCAGATTATGATATTCAGGCCCTGGCTACCTCTTGGTGGACCATGACCATTAATGGAACAGGCTGGCTTCTTGTTACAGCCCTGTTTACACATAAGCTCGAAGGCCTTCGAGAAAAAATCGGCGGTGGAGATGCCAAATGGCTTGCCATCGTTTCTGGTGGAGCCATGCTCGGTTGCTTCGGATTCCTCAATTCCAGAAATATCATGGCTGGATTCAAGGGCCTCCAGGCTGGTACTGTTGGTGGCGGCGGCCCTCTTTATGCAGCCATCGGCGGTCTTCTCGGTATGGTCTTAATGCTTTGCCTTGCCAAGAAGCTGACCTGGCTCAGAGAGTAT